In Chrysoperla carnea chromosome 2, inChrCarn1.1, whole genome shotgun sequence, the following proteins share a genomic window:
- the LOC123292105 gene encoding enolase-phosphatase E1 isoform X1 translates to MVCKESVVEEMSRVEFDEQLKNSQVILIDVAGTTTALSFIKETLFPYVCENVKTYLSENWDKEAVIELLKKLREESADLPKDGDKDVQLDKFVEYIVAKTKEDVSSTPIKTIQGLVYEHGYTKGQLKGHVFEDVALALESWSSSSGRYKRKVCVYSTGSIESQKLLFSWSSAGDLTSHINTHFDQTLVGSKTDATSYQKIATKLDCKPESIVFLTDSVEEAKAASEAGVNAVLVHREGNTPIQDEHKKLFPIVKSFKELPLNEVNEVQATAAAATDSDVSAKRKLAADADEEIQNETTEPPSKIAKTEETNDKVAAAAATSGEVVDDSKTKEQDKVESTTSAPAPASAPVVVNNETKTDDVEVKPEETTTTTTSEVEAMEGVEEEQTSSSTTPNASASASDKKQEEKNDEKKTNDEIIKEKNTTEEATSEVASSTTTDTTTVAAPATVETMEVDDEAAAATVTTEPSTEKTMNTNTSTEVSTTSEKKTTESKGTQVAIKVSNADVASQAEIDKEQVTTNQEKDVKVEEKVVSTVKEDEKGKEVTASSAAKVTTDATAMDTDSTDDAASTTAGSEVKVQEQEQEQEKEQVKSTESTSTSTTNDDEVKSCNQVVAPSTVTENKNETNNEAATTVTVKESVDESTIKKMKVDDETTVVDKPDTTNTEQVKAECVEMNGDGDDSNVEKKIEKLKEEKETKSDEKTTTTSNDKQETDNKTTEDTTTKTITNDNNDVNKTEAGIKDDNETETKINKKSEEDDTKPIQEDKDKDKDTKQTDEQVPDENKQVKENGSTNKDTDTKSESKSKECEKTEQKTENTTEVKSNGANGLEKNGNKEELLVDDANDTTKTNPKNGVTDLKTTNGDDTTVNTKNGDGTTTSTTNNDNTNEIKVKTVSDVVGAGATESPSTATPTPTPTPGVDGVTTAKE, encoded by the exons atgGTTTGTAAAGAAAGTGTTGTTGAAGAAATGTCGCGAGTTGAATTCGATGAACAGTTAAAAAACTCACAAGTGATTTTAATTGATGTGGCTGGAACGACTACAGCTCTGTCTTTCATTAAG gAAACACTCTTCCCATACGTGTGCGAGAACGTAAAGACATATCTATCAGAGAACTGGGACAAAGAAGCCGTCATTGAATTATTAAAGAAGTTACGTGAAGAAAGTGCAGATTTACCTAAAGATGGTGACAAAGATGTACAATTGGATAAGTTTGTGGAGTACATTGTGGCTAAAACAAAAGAGGACGTCTCATCCACACCCATCAAAACCATTCAAGGTTTAGTCTACGAACATGGTTATACAAAAGGGCAATTAAAAGGACA TGTATTTGAAGATGTTGCATTAGCATTAGAATCTTGGTCATCATCGTCTGGTCGTTACAAACGTAAAGTTTGTGTTTATTCAACTGGCAGTATTGAATctcaaaagttattattttcatgGAGTTCAGCTGGTGATCTAACATCACATATCAACACACACTTTGATCAAACTCTTGTTGGAAGTAAAACAGATGCAACTAGTTATCAAAAGATTGCTACCAAATTAGATTGTAAACCAGaatctattgtttttttaactgaTTCTGTTGAag aagcTAAAGCTGCTTCAGAAGCTGGTGTTAATGCAGTATTAGTACATCGTGAAGGTAACACTCCAATCCAAGATGaacataaaaaactatttcCAATTGTTAAGTCATTCAAAGAGTTGCCATTAAATGAAGTAAATGAAGTACAAGCTACAGCTGCAGCTGCAACTGATTCAGATGTATCAGCTAAACGTAAATTAGCTGCTGATGCTGATGaagaaatacaaaatgaaaCAACAGAG CCACCATCTAAAATTGCTAAAACAGAAGAAACTAATGATAAAGTAGCAGCTGCAGCAGCTACATCTGGTGAAGTTGTAGATGATAGTAAAACAAAAGAACAAGATAAAGTTGAATCTACAACATCAGCACCAGCACCAGCATCAGCACCAGTGGTAGTGAATAATGAAACTAAAACTGATGATGTTGAAGTTAAACCAGaagaaacaacaacaacaacaactagTGAGGTGGAGGCTATGGAAGGTGTTGAAGAAGAACAAACATCATCATCAACAACACCTAATGCTAGTGCTAGTGCTAGTGACAAGAAACAAGAAGAGAAGAATGatgaaaagaaaacaaatgatgaaattattaaagAGAAGAATACAACAGAAGAAGCTACTTCAGAAGTAGCTTCAAGTACTACTACAGATACAACTACAGTTGCAGCACCAGCTACAGTTGAAACTATGGAAGTAGATGATGAAGCAGCAGCTGCAACTGTAACTACTGAACCATCAACTGAAAAAACTATGAATACAAATACAAGTACAG AAGTTTCTACAACATCTGAAAAGAAAACAACAGAATCAAAAGGTACACAAGTTGCAATCAAAGTTAGTAATGCTGATGTTGCAAGTCAAGCGGAAATTGATAAAGAACAAGTTACTACGAATCAAGAAAAAGATGTAAAAGTCGAAGAAAAAGTAGTAAGTACAGTGAAAGAAGATGAAAAAGGAAAAGAAGTTACAGCATCTAGTGCTGCTAAAGTAACTACTGATGCTACTGCTATGGATACTGATTCTACTGATGATGCTGCTTCTACTACTGCAGGAAGTGAAGTTAAAGTACAAGAACAAGAACAAGAACAAGAAAAAGAACAAGTTAAAAGTACTGAGAGTACTAGTACTAGTACTACCAATGATGATGAAGTTAAAAGTTGTAATCAAGTTGTTGCTCCTTCTACAGTTactgaaaacaaaaatgaaacaaataatgaaGCAGCTACTACTGTTACTGTCAAAGAAAGTGTTGATGAAAGTACTATTAAGAAGATGAAAGTTGATGATGAAACTACTGTTGTTGACAAGCCTGATACAACAAATACTGAACAAGTTAAAGCTGAATGCGTTGAAATGAATGGTGATGGTGATGATAGCAACGTTgaaaagaaaatcgaaaaacttaaagaagaaaaagaaaCGAAATCTGATGAAAAAACAACCACTACCAGTAATGATAAACAAGAGACTGATAACAAAACAACAGAAGATACTACAACTAAAACTATTACTAATGATAATAATGATGTGAACAAGACTGAAGCTGGAATTAAAGATGATAATGAGActgaaactaaaattaataaaaaaagtgaagAAGATGATACAAAGCCAATACAAgaagataaagataaagataaagatacAAAACAGACTGATGAACAAGTTCCTgatgaaaataaacaagttaaaGAAAATGGTTCAACAAATAAAGATACAGATACAAAGTCTGAATCAAAGTCAAAAGAATGTGAAAAGACTGAACAAAAGACTGAAAATACTACTGAAGTTAAATCAAATGGTGCGAATGGTCTTGAAAAGAATGGTAACAAAGAAGAATTACTTGTTGATGATGCAAATGATACCACTAAAACTAACCCTAAGAATGGTGTTActgatttaaaaacaacaaatggaGATGACACCACTGTTAATACTAAAAATGGTGATGGTACCACTACCAGTACTACCAATAATGATAACACAAATGAAATTAAAGTGAAAACGGTGTCAGACGTTGTAGGTGCTGGAGCAACAGAATCACCAAGTACAGCTACACCTACACCTACACCTACACCTGGTGTAGATGGAGTTACCACTgctaaagaataa
- the LOC123292105 gene encoding enolase-phosphatase E1 isoform X2 yields the protein MVCKESVVEEMSRVEFDEQLKNSQVILIDVAGTTTALSFIKETLFPYVCENVKTYLSENWDKEAVIELLKKLREESADLPKDGDKDVQLDKFVEYIVAKTKEDVSSTPIKTIQGLVYEHGYTKGQLKGHVFEDVALALESWSSSSGRYKRKVCVYSTGSIESQKLLFSWSSAGDLTSHINTHFDQTLVGSKTDATSYQKIATKLDCKPESIVFLTDSVEEAKAASEAGVNAVLVHREGNTPIQDEHKKLFPIVKSFKELPLNEVNEVQATAAAATDSDVSAKRKLAADADEEIQNETTEPPSKIAKTEETNDKVAAAAATSGEVVDDSKTKEQDKVESTTSAPAPASAPVVVNNETKTDDVEVKPEETTTTTTSEVEAMEGVEEEQTSSSTTPNASASASDKKQEEKNDEKKTNDEIIKEKNTTEEATSEVASSTTTDTTTVAAPATVETMEVDDEAAAATVTTEPSTEKTMNTNTKVSTTSEKKTTESKGTQVAIKVSNADVASQAEIDKEQVTTNQEKDVKVEEKVVSTVKEDEKGKEVTASSAAKVTTDATAMDTDSTDDAASTTAGSEVKVQEQEQEQEKEQVKSTESTSTSTTNDDEVKSCNQVVAPSTVTENKNETNNEAATTVTVKESVDESTIKKMKVDDETTVVDKPDTTNTEQVKAECVEMNGDGDDSNVEKKIEKLKEEKETKSDEKTTTTSNDKQETDNKTTEDTTTKTITNDNNDVNKTEAGIKDDNETETKINKKSEEDDTKPIQEDKDKDKDTKQTDEQVPDENKQVKENGSTNKDTDTKSESKSKECEKTEQKTENTTEVKSNGANGLEKNGNKEELLVDDANDTTKTNPKNGVTDLKTTNGDDTTVNTKNGDGTTTSTTNNDNTNEIKVKTVSDVVGAGATESPSTATPTPTPTPGVDGVTTAKE from the exons atgGTTTGTAAAGAAAGTGTTGTTGAAGAAATGTCGCGAGTTGAATTCGATGAACAGTTAAAAAACTCACAAGTGATTTTAATTGATGTGGCTGGAACGACTACAGCTCTGTCTTTCATTAAG gAAACACTCTTCCCATACGTGTGCGAGAACGTAAAGACATATCTATCAGAGAACTGGGACAAAGAAGCCGTCATTGAATTATTAAAGAAGTTACGTGAAGAAAGTGCAGATTTACCTAAAGATGGTGACAAAGATGTACAATTGGATAAGTTTGTGGAGTACATTGTGGCTAAAACAAAAGAGGACGTCTCATCCACACCCATCAAAACCATTCAAGGTTTAGTCTACGAACATGGTTATACAAAAGGGCAATTAAAAGGACA TGTATTTGAAGATGTTGCATTAGCATTAGAATCTTGGTCATCATCGTCTGGTCGTTACAAACGTAAAGTTTGTGTTTATTCAACTGGCAGTATTGAATctcaaaagttattattttcatgGAGTTCAGCTGGTGATCTAACATCACATATCAACACACACTTTGATCAAACTCTTGTTGGAAGTAAAACAGATGCAACTAGTTATCAAAAGATTGCTACCAAATTAGATTGTAAACCAGaatctattgtttttttaactgaTTCTGTTGAag aagcTAAAGCTGCTTCAGAAGCTGGTGTTAATGCAGTATTAGTACATCGTGAAGGTAACACTCCAATCCAAGATGaacataaaaaactatttcCAATTGTTAAGTCATTCAAAGAGTTGCCATTAAATGAAGTAAATGAAGTACAAGCTACAGCTGCAGCTGCAACTGATTCAGATGTATCAGCTAAACGTAAATTAGCTGCTGATGCTGATGaagaaatacaaaatgaaaCAACAGAG CCACCATCTAAAATTGCTAAAACAGAAGAAACTAATGATAAAGTAGCAGCTGCAGCAGCTACATCTGGTGAAGTTGTAGATGATAGTAAAACAAAAGAACAAGATAAAGTTGAATCTACAACATCAGCACCAGCACCAGCATCAGCACCAGTGGTAGTGAATAATGAAACTAAAACTGATGATGTTGAAGTTAAACCAGaagaaacaacaacaacaacaactagTGAGGTGGAGGCTATGGAAGGTGTTGAAGAAGAACAAACATCATCATCAACAACACCTAATGCTAGTGCTAGTGCTAGTGACAAGAAACAAGAAGAGAAGAATGatgaaaagaaaacaaatgatgaaattattaaagAGAAGAATACAACAGAAGAAGCTACTTCAGAAGTAGCTTCAAGTACTACTACAGATACAACTACAGTTGCAGCACCAGCTACAGTTGAAACTATGGAAGTAGATGATGAAGCAGCAGCTGCAACTGTAACTACTGAACCATCAACTGAAAAAACTATGAATACAAATACAA AAGTTTCTACAACATCTGAAAAGAAAACAACAGAATCAAAAGGTACACAAGTTGCAATCAAAGTTAGTAATGCTGATGTTGCAAGTCAAGCGGAAATTGATAAAGAACAAGTTACTACGAATCAAGAAAAAGATGTAAAAGTCGAAGAAAAAGTAGTAAGTACAGTGAAAGAAGATGAAAAAGGAAAAGAAGTTACAGCATCTAGTGCTGCTAAAGTAACTACTGATGCTACTGCTATGGATACTGATTCTACTGATGATGCTGCTTCTACTACTGCAGGAAGTGAAGTTAAAGTACAAGAACAAGAACAAGAACAAGAAAAAGAACAAGTTAAAAGTACTGAGAGTACTAGTACTAGTACTACCAATGATGATGAAGTTAAAAGTTGTAATCAAGTTGTTGCTCCTTCTACAGTTactgaaaacaaaaatgaaacaaataatgaaGCAGCTACTACTGTTACTGTCAAAGAAAGTGTTGATGAAAGTACTATTAAGAAGATGAAAGTTGATGATGAAACTACTGTTGTTGACAAGCCTGATACAACAAATACTGAACAAGTTAAAGCTGAATGCGTTGAAATGAATGGTGATGGTGATGATAGCAACGTTgaaaagaaaatcgaaaaacttaaagaagaaaaagaaaCGAAATCTGATGAAAAAACAACCACTACCAGTAATGATAAACAAGAGACTGATAACAAAACAACAGAAGATACTACAACTAAAACTATTACTAATGATAATAATGATGTGAACAAGACTGAAGCTGGAATTAAAGATGATAATGAGActgaaactaaaattaataaaaaaagtgaagAAGATGATACAAAGCCAATACAAgaagataaagataaagataaagatacAAAACAGACTGATGAACAAGTTCCTgatgaaaataaacaagttaaaGAAAATGGTTCAACAAATAAAGATACAGATACAAAGTCTGAATCAAAGTCAAAAGAATGTGAAAAGACTGAACAAAAGACTGAAAATACTACTGAAGTTAAATCAAATGGTGCGAATGGTCTTGAAAAGAATGGTAACAAAGAAGAATTACTTGTTGATGATGCAAATGATACCACTAAAACTAACCCTAAGAATGGTGTTActgatttaaaaacaacaaatggaGATGACACCACTGTTAATACTAAAAATGGTGATGGTACCACTACCAGTACTACCAATAATGATAACACAAATGAAATTAAAGTGAAAACGGTGTCAGACGTTGTAGGTGCTGGAGCAACAGAATCACCAAGTACAGCTACACCTACACCTACACCTACACCTGGTGTAGATGGAGTTACCACTgctaaagaataa
- the LOC123293285 gene encoding 39S ribosomal protein L9, mitochondrial: MWRSVSKLLYSSTNTILKTNTLDLQIQPSRNTFILKRRWPPGLQKKNGPAKKLRGRNFVYDLVEDTNVRAQQLMEVILTSYVEGLGVAGDVVQVKPNYAYNKLLLPKLGVYKTPENEAKYLKNQIQTNIQHSSPYAPKTQKALEYMLLHVTMNKDTAWTIEPWHIRASFRKSGYHVPEHAITLPEKPINGPDLTLEGKEFYVTVTINKFEKAQVKCRLHHWSTEPSERLPFIYEFWKKPAEAIFEEQTPVLNKLQTMVQPETNSI, from the exons ATGTGGAGATCGGtatcaaaacttttatattcgtcaacaaataccATTTTAAAAACGAATACACTTGACTTACAAATACAACCTTCTagg AAtacattcattttgaaaagacGATGGCCACCAGGTTTACAAAAGAAGAATGGTCCAGCAAAAAAATTACGTGGACGTAATTTTGTATACGATTTAGTTGAAGACACAAATGTACGAGCTCAACAGCTCATGGAAGTGATCTTGACTTCGTATGTAGAAGGTCTAGGTGTGGCTGGTGATGTTGTCCAAGTCAAGCCTAATTATGCGTATAATAAATTGTTGTTACCAAAGTTAGGAGTTTATAAAACACCAGAAAATGAAGCCAAATATCTAAAGAATCAAATTCAAACCAACATTCAACATAGTTCACCGTACGCACCAAAA ACTCAAAAAGCATTGGAGTACATGCTGTTACATGTGACCATGAATAAAGACACAGCCTGGACCATTGAACCGTGGCACATCCGTGCCAGTTTCCGTAAATCAGGCTATCATGTACCAGAACATGCTATCACTTTACCAGAGAAACCAATCAATGGACCGGATCTAACCTTGGAAGGGAAAGAATTCTATGTAACTGTAACG ataAATAAGTTTGAGAAAGCACAAGTGAAATGTAGACTGCACCATTGGAGTACTGAGCCAAGTGAACGCTTACCATTCATTTATGAATTCTGGAAGAAACCTGCAGAAGCGATCTTTGAAGAACAAACtccagttttaaataaattacaaacaatgGTGCAACCTGAAACCAATtcaatttaa
- the LOC123293145 gene encoding vacuolar protein sorting-associated protein 26C produces MSSISLDIKLKKYNKVYYEGDILSGVIQIVSPTDFKYDAITLTMDGAVNLQLSAKNNGIFEAFYNSVKPIQLAHTCIDVLNAGGRLPSGTTEIPFEIPLKSNKPGRILYETYQGVFVNISYTLKCDVRRSFLAKDLTKTNMFIVQYKPQDKLKLDHPVHPVKFTISPESLQNRDRIGASNIPRFLITGYLNNTICLLTEPFTGELIVQHTELPIKSIELQLVRVETCGCAEGYSRDATEIQNIQIGEGSVPFNLGIPIHMIFPRLFTCPTLSTTNFKVEFEVNIVIIFQNDHLITENFPITLIR; encoded by the exons atgtcaTCAATAAGTTtagatatcaaattaaaaaaatataataaagtgtaTTACGAAGGA GATATTTTATCTGGTGTTATACAAATAGTGAGTCCAACAGATTTCAAATATGATGCGATTACATTAACAATGGATGGTGCTGTTAATTTACAACTGAGTGCTAAAAATAATGGAATCTTTGAAGCTTTTTATAATTCTGTTAAA CCAATACAATTAGCACATACTTGTATCGATGTGTTGAATGCAGGAGGTCGTCTACCATCTGGTACCACTGAAATACCATTTGAAATACcattgaaatcaaataaaccAGGACGGATTCTTTATGAAACGTATCAAGGAGTCTTTGTTAATATTAGTTATACATTGAAGTGTGATGTTAGACGAAGCTTTCTAGCAAAGGATCTAACTAAAACTAATATGTTTATTGTACAATACAAG cctcaagataaattaaaattagatcaTCCAGTACATCCTGTTAAATTTACAATAAGTCCAGAATCATTACAAAATAGAGATCGTATTGGTGCAAGTAATATACCACGATTCTTAATAAcaggatatttaaataatactatttgTTTATTAACTGAACCATTTACAGGTGAA TTAATTGTACAACATACAGAATTACCAATAAAATCAATAGAATTACAATTAGTACGTGTTGAGACTTGTGGATGTGCTGAAGGTTATTCAAGAGATG caactgaaatacaaaatatacaaataggtGAAGGTTCAGTACCATTTAATTTAGGTATTCCAATTCATATGATATTCCCAAGATTATTTACATGTCCAACATTATCTACAACTAATTTTAAAGTTG aatttgaagtaaatattgtaataatatttcaaaatgatcATTTAATTACTGAAAACTTTCCAATTACTTTAATACGATaa
- the LOC123294122 gene encoding zinc finger protein 569-like, whose protein sequence is MSKLDLEQTLQRQTMSSFKLKCRICLIDQNQNQLLSLFSKNEHFDDAALTNADLIMACSSVHIDIKDGFPQHLCLTCYEKLSELYEFKQLCESSDKVLHDSIQIEEPESISIDVNVKYEVAHLELESVSEHLHQDDDDEDDADDAITPTALDGSEDETETENDIKMEYNCTTCPQRFNDENDYFNHLDNCPPLALSKPELQKVKTKRKEIKNDLKGEIVQEGDVQEDAIRINKQNDMNCKICNVNVLNMRAHIKLKHSKTACLTCCTLFKTNEQLQEHQKVTQHNNNNNDNNNGGRGGNSNNKQQCPLCNEYFYNLLRHHAKVHKTNKCPICDKSFLIYRYFIKHVKRHSVQSMLQQQQQVQVQSGNGNDVHIVQSDVDTTIKNLCPYCGRAFKELGNLKQHIRIHTGEKPYECEFCPKKFAQWSSLRSHRVVHTGEKNYACEICGKAFSRLVTLNKHLTSHSDERKYPCEICGRKFKHSRSVKEHMVIHTGIKSHKCTYCDKAFGFKKNLVVHLRTHTGIKPYQCELCKQAFTQRHCLRAHMKSHHKQQL, encoded by the exons atgtcaaaattagaTTTAGAACAGACATTACAAAGACAAACAATGTcttcattcaaattaaaatgtcgtatttgtttaattgatcaaaatcaaaatcaattattatcattattttctaaaaatgaacattttgatGACGCAGCTTTAACAAATGCAGATTTAATAATGGCATGTTCATCAgttcat ATTGACATTAAAGATGGCTTCCCACAACATTTATGTTTGACATGTTATGAAAAACTATCAGAACTTTacgaatttaaacaattatgtgAAAGTTCTGATAAAGTTTTACATGATTCTATTCAAATCGAAGAACCAGAATCAATATCAATAGATGTAAATGTTAAGTACGAAGTTGCACATCTGGAGCTGGAGTCTGTGTCTGAACATTTACATCAAGATGACGACGATGAAGATGATGCCGATGACGCGATTACACCTACAGCACTAGATGGTTCTGAAGATGAGACTGAGACTGAGAATGATATTAAAATGGAATATAATTGTACAACGTGTCCACAACGAtttaatgatgaaaatgattacTTCAATCATTTAGACAACTGTCCACCGTTGGCGCTATCTAAACCAG aacttcaaaaagtaaaaacaaaacgtaaagaaattaaaaatgatttaaaaggaGAAATTGTACAGGAGGGTGATGTACAAGAGGATgcaataagaataaataaacaaaatgatatGAATTGTAAGATTTGtaatgtaaatgttttaaatatgcgtgcgcacattaaattaaaacattctaaaacTGCATGTTTGACTTGTTGcactttatttaaaacaaatgaacaatTACAAGAACATCAAAAAGTAAcgcaacataataataataataatgataacaatAATGGTGGTAGGGGTggtaatagtaataataaacaacaatGTCCATTatgtaatgaatatttttataatctattACGTCATCATGCTAAagtacataaaacaaataaatgtccaatatgtgataaatcatttttaatttatcgttattttattaaacatgtGAAGCGACACTCTGTACAGAGTAtgttacaacaacaacaacaagtaCAGGTACAGAGTGGTAATGGTAATGATGTACATATAGTACAAAGTGATGTAGATACAACGATCAAGAATCTATGTCCATATTGTGGACGTGCGTTTAAAGAATTGGGTAACTTAAAACAACATATACGCATCCATACTGGTGAGAAACCATACGAATGTGAATTCTGTCCAAAGAAATTTGCACAATGGTCCAGTTTACGTTCACACAG aGTTGTTCATACTGGTGAAAAGAATTATGCATGTGAAATATGTGGAAAAGCATTTTCACGTTTAGtaacattaaataaacatttaacatCACATTCAGATGAACGTAAATATCCATGCGAGATCTGTGGTCGAAAATTTAAACATTCTAGGAGTGTTAAAGAACATATGGTTATACATACAG gTATAAAATCACATAAGTGTACATATTGTGATAAAGCATTtggttttaaaaagaatttagttGTACATTTACGAACCCATACTGGCATTAAACCATATCAATGTGAATTATGTAAACAAGCATTTACACAACGACATTGTTTACGAGCTCATATGAAATCACATCATAAACAACAATTATAA